The window CTTCAGTGGACAAAGCCAAAGCTTAGCACTGGGGTCAGTGCTGGCCTGCATCCCCAGCGACTCAGCCTGCTGGGTGAACAAGAGCAACCAGCCTGGGCCGTTTTGAGATACGTAGCCCGCacacaccctctccctcccatcttTCCAGCCAGCTTCACTTCATTAGCAACCAGCTGGTAACTGGTGAGAGCATAAAAACTGCGGCTTCTCTCTTTCGCCTCACCCGGAAAATCTCGGTTGGtgacaccacacacacccgTGAAGCAGGATTTCGACATTGAGAAAGGCCACGGAATCCACAGCAAAGACGTCACGGGCTGCACTCTTCGACCTCACGGCGGCCACTACCGACCCTTTGACAGCCATCAAGACAAAGCAGTCTCATTGCCTTTTCCCCTTGCGCCTTTTGCATTTTTACACGCTCCAGAAACAACACCAGAGTTATCACCGCTTTCGGAGACAGTATTCGCCATGGAGAGCATTCAACTGGCACAGATGCTAGCTGACCTTAGCGACCTAAATGCAGCTGTACGTATATATACGCCATGCCCACGGACGCGCTCTGTCAAAAGACATGAGAACCTTGCTAAAATTTTGCCACAGCAGGAAGCTTCGGCCGCTGTGGCTTTGGTCAACGCCAACAAGAACCTCAACCAGCCTACCACCACTGCCCCTTCCGACGCCAGCCAACCCTCTGATTTGGTACGGCCACCGATCCGTCCGGGTCAGCGCAATCACCAGCGCACCGGTTCCGCCGGCTCTCtgggttcttcttctttcctttcccGTACCGCCTCGCCGGCCAAGTTTGATAAATACGGTCGTCGCATTCTTACACCGCCCAACACACGAGCCAACTCCTCGTATGGATCAATACCGGGAACCCCTCGTGGAGAGGTGAGCAGTATTCCTTGCCGTCGCTCAAGGCTTGGTGTTTGTCTCCATCACACTTCGGTCCCGATGCTAAAAAAGTCGTACTTTTGAACCACAGCAGATAAGCGACGACGATGTCGACCGAGCCGGCTCACTCATGGCCTTGTACGAGATCCGCGCGAAGTTGAAGGACCAAGATAATCGAAGCTTGCTCAAGCTTA is drawn from Podospora pseudocomata strain CBS 415.72m chromosome 1 map unlocalized CBS415.72m_1, whole genome shotgun sequence and contains these coding sequences:
- a CDS encoding uncharacterized protein (EggNog:ENOG503PEVP), which produces MESIQLAQMLADLSDLNAAQEASAAVALVNANKNLNQPTTTAPSDASQPSDLVRPPIRPGQRNHQRTGSAGSLGSSSFLSRTASPAKFDKYGRRILTPPNTRANSSYGSIPGTPRGEQISDDDVDRAGSLMALYEIRAKLKDQDNRSLLKLREKITSLQHARQQQDRLEKGPTSLTGFAGETANKSRYSYPKHS